The Candida albicans SC5314 chromosome 5, complete sequence genome includes a region encoding these proteins:
- the MSW1 gene encoding tryptophan--tRNA ligase (Protein similar to S. cerevisiae Msw1p, which is mitochondrial tryptophanyl-tRNA synthetase; Hap43p-repressed gene; likely to be essential for growth, based on an insertional mutagenesis strategy), producing the protein MTTILALAYKLEIHNPDMSLRSIHTLGRCSRPLTTAAGSSSTVQEVSQNKPVIPSNSTVFSMIQPTGRIHLGNYLGAVKSWRTLSESNTDPSNRFIYGIADLHAITIPKDPIEFKEYRYAAIASLIASGLDTSKCILFFQSSVPEHSELNWYLTCMTSMGALNRMTQWKSKAQQSDNSSILEDNVLEKTKAGLFCYPALQAADILLYKSTHVPVGDDQSQHLELCRSIAKTFNSTYKTNVFPLPKTLLTPAKKILSLKNPQKKMSKSDPVATSCVYVTDSPEDIQFKIRKATTDSIQGSIYYDPIERPGVSNLINIVSGISNKPVDEVVKDMSSFVNHKQLKDYVTEVIISEFDDKRQLYEELMKDKVYLDSICSQGRDKARELASVNLHQVKSIIGMD; encoded by the coding sequence atgacgACCATATTAGCACTAGCATATAAACTAGAAATACACAACCCAGATATGTCGTTAAGGTCAATACATACATTAGGCCGATGTTCTAGGCCATTAACCACAGCTGCTGGAAGTTCAAGCACAGTTCAGGAGGTTAGTCAAAATAAGCCAGTGATTCCTTCCAACTCAACAGTTTTCTCGATGATTCAACCAACTGGTCGAATTCATTTAGGTAATTATTTGGGAGCAGTTAAAAGTTGGAGAACATTATCGGAATCAAATACTGATCCTAGTAATAGATTCATATATGGTATAGCTGATTTACATGCCATTACTATTCCTAAAGATCCCATAGAATTTAAAGAGTATCGATATGCAGCCATTGCCAGTTTAATAGCCAGTGGATTAGACACATCCAAATGTATACTATTTTTCCAAAGCAGTGTACCCGAACATTctgaattgaattggtaTCTCACGTGCATGACAAGTATGGGGGCATTGAATAGAATGACACAATGGAAACTGAAGGCACAACAACTGGATAATAGTTCCATATTGGAGGATAATGTATTGGAAAAGACCAAAGCAGGATTATTTTGTTATCCGGCATTACAAGCAGCAGATATCTTGTTATATAAATCAACTCATGTTCCAGTAGGGGATGATCAGTCACAACATTTAGAGTTGTGTCGAAGTATTGCTAAAACATTTAATAGTACTTATAAAACCAATGTTTTCCCACTTCCGAAAACACTCTTGACTCCAGCGAAAAAGATCTTGTCACTTAAAAATCCGCAAAAGAAGATGTCGAAATCAGATCCGGTGGCCACTTCATGTGTTTATGTGACAGATTCACCCGAGGACATTCAATTTAAAATCAGAAAGGCAACCACCGACTCCATACAAGGGTCAATCTATTATGATCCAATTGAACGTCCTGGTGTTTcgaatttgataaatattgtttCAGGTATTTCCAATAAACCTGTAGATGAAGTGGTTAAAGATATGTCTAGTTTTGTTAACcataaacaattaaaagattATGTTACTGAAGTTATTATTAgtgaatttgatgataaaaGACAATTGTATGAAGAATTAATGAAAGATAAGGTTTATTTAGATAGTATTTGTTCTCAAGGAAGAGACAAGGCCCGAGAATTAGCCCTGGTTAATTTACATCAAGTGAAAAGCATTATAGGTATGGATTAG
- the CKB2 gene encoding casein kinase 2 regulatory subunit (Regulatory subunit of protein kinase CK2 (casein kinase II), beta' subunit; null mutants are hypersensitive to caspofungin): MANEEYVTDSSSDFTEYWIDLFLGIKGNEYFCDIDDEYIRDRFNLTGLNSEVSKLPILIDIITDVIDIESQPEEHKDSLEHNARILYGLIHARYILTTRGLNKMFEKFRSGDFGYCPRVHCQLNPLLPIGLNDQPRMASVKLYCSKCEDLYNPKSGRHSAIDGAYFGTSFPAMFFQNFPNTVPIHAKETYVPRVFGFKLHEYSKLNRWRELQRLKLENRLKKNGIQIDNVVGGFITNGDEEEKQDNNNNKQLQSVSSQFKSLSPNQK, encoded by the coding sequence ATGGCTAACGAGGAATATGTGACAGATTCGAGTTCCGATTTCACTGAATATTGGatagatttatttttaggTATAAAAGGTaatgaatatttttgtgatattgatgatgaatataTTCGAGACCGATTCAATTTGACGGGGTTAAATCTGGAAGTTTCCAAATTGCCAATATTAATAGATATAATAACTGATGTTATAGATATAGAACTGCAACCCGAAGAACATAAAGATAGTTTGGAACATAATGCTCGTATATTATATGGATTGATTCATGCTAGATATATTTTAACTACTCGTGGattaaataaaatgtttgaaaaatttagaaGTGGTGATTTTGGTTATTGTCCAAGAGTTCATTGTCAATTAAACCCTTTATTACCAATCGGATTAAATGATCAACCAAGAATGGCATCAGTTAAATTGTATTGTTCTAAATGTGAAGATTTGTATAATCCTAAATCAGGTAGACATTCAGCAATTGATGGGGCATATTTTGGGACTTCATTCCCAGCAATGTTTTTCCAGAATTTCCCCAATACAGTGCCAATACATGCAAAAGAAACATATGTGCCAAGAGTATTTGGATTCAAATTACACGAATACTCCAAATTAAATAGATGGAGAGAATTACAAAGATTGAAGTTGGAAAAtagattgaaaaaaaatggtatacaaattgataatgtaGTTGGAGGATTCATAACAAATGGTGACGAGGAGGAGAAAcaagataataataacaataaacaacTACAAAGTGTTTCTTCACAATTCAAGAGTCTCTCGCCAAATCAAAAGTAA